The sequence CCATGCTTGTAGATTGGATGTTAGAGCACGCGGATTTAATCCCTGTTACTGCACGGGGAACAGAAGAGATTAGTCGCGTCACCATTCCTTTTCATTCTTGGGCGATCACCACACATGGTGCGGTGATATTAACCCCTGAAGGTCATGCTGATGCACAATGGAAACAGTGCATCACTCAAAGCTTAGTACCCTATACACCGCGTTTGTTGACGCTACAACAATCAATTACGCAATTAATGGCGGAACGCAATATTGATGGTTGGGCTCGTATTAACTATGAATACGATGATTTGCCTATTTATTTAGTCATGAAGCATAACGATAGCACCCGATTAGATGAACTGTATGCCATAGGTGATGAAATAGAAAAAACATTCTCAACCGACGGTTTTTATATTCATCGCAACAGCAACAATATCGCTTGGTTACCTGAGCCTATCGAAAAAGGCAAAGCGGTTACCTATTTGCTTAATAAATTAAACGCTGAGCGGGGTGTTTTCCCTGTGATTGGACTCGGTGACAGTCTAAGTGATCATCGCTTTATGAAATTATGCAGTTGGTATGGACTTCCTCGTCAAAGCCAATTTGCCGATGCGATCAATACAAAAATTTTTGGAGAATAAACATGATGGATCATAAGCCTTTTTCAGGCTCTTATGTATCAGGAGATGTCGATTTCCTACTTCAACCCGTTAATATCGAAATGACGCCTGTTGAGTTAAAAGAAGCGCTAATACAATCGGGTCAACGCCACTATTCTGACATGCTAAGTCAAGAGCCAGAGCCAACAACATGGCATTTAGATCTCTTTGAAAAAGCACTAGAAACAGGTGCGACACGCTTAGCAACCGAAGTTATCATGTTGGCTAAATCACTGGTTGAACACTTTGGTGATACCCCAATTATCTTAACAAGCCTTGTTCGTGCAGGTGTTCCTTTAGGCGTTATGTTGCAACAAACATTGCGTAAAATGGGGAAAACCTCTTACCACTACGGCATTAGTATTATTCGAGATAGAGGCATTGATAGTGAAGCGCTTTCATGGATAGAACAACACCACGGTACAGAAGGTATTGTGTTTGTTGATGGATGGACAGGCAAAGGCGCGATTACAGGTGAACTTATTCGTTCATTATCAGGACGAAAAGGCTATCCACCTCAACCTCGTCTTGTCGTCCTCGCGGATCCTTGTGGCTGTGCATGGTTAAGTGCCAGCGATGAAGATTGGCTTATCCCATTTGGGATCATGGGGGCACCTGTTTCCGGATTAATTTCACGTTCAATTTGGACGGAAGAAGGCTTTCACGGGTTTGTGGATTGCCAACATTTAAAACAGTATGAATGCAGTCGTTACCTTGTTGATACGGTGGGAAAAATCGTTAATACATTAATCGATAACACTATTCCACTCGCCACATTTAAAGAACAACAATCAGACTTAAAAAAGCTAAGCGAAAACGTCGTTGGTTCACTTGCAAACAAATATGATATTTCAAATATCAATCGTATAAAACCCGGTATTGCTGAAGCCACACGCGCTGTTTTACGCCGTGTACCTGACCATGTTCTTGTGAGAGAAATAACCGATCCTGATGTCGCTTTACTGGTTTATCTTGCACAAGAAAAAAATATTGCTGTTATTGAAGCAGGGCAAGCGCTTGGTCAATATCGTGCAGTGACTATCATTAAAAAGGTGAAATAATGATTGAACGATTATCCCCATGGAATTTAGGGGCAACACTTTATATGCCCGCAACACGAACAGATATCGCCACAACGATTATCAACCAGAAAATCGAAGGGCTACGCTCTTTAATTATCTGCTTAGAAGATGCCGTGAGTGATGCTGATATTCCTGTTGCATTAGAAAACTTGGCCGTATTATTAAATACTTTAGCAGAGCACAAAAAAAACAGTGATTGTAGCCATTGGCCACTGCTATTTATTCGCCCTCGCCACACTGAAATGGGTCAATGGATCACTGAAAATCTTGATGTCAGTGCCATTGATGGTCTTGTTTTGCCTAAGTTTACGCAAGCTTCTCTGCCTATTTGGTGGAATATTATTGAAAACACGCATTTATGTATGATGCCAACACTTGAAACAGAAGAAGTGTTTGATGTTATTCAAATGACAGAGCTTGCAAACCACCTACTGGCTCACCCTTGCCATAACAGAATTATTGCATTACGTATTGGTGGCAATGATTTAATGAATGTCATTTCTCTTAGACGAAACCGCCAATTAACACTTTATGATGGTCCAATGGGTTACGTGATAAAAATGTTAGTTGCTGTTTTTGGTGCTCGCCAATTTGCCCTCACAGCACCTGTTTGTGAGCATATTGATGATCATCACATTATGGATAAAGAGCTATCACTTGATATTGCTAATGGTCTTGTTGGTAAAACGGCCATTCATCCAAAGCAAATTCATAAGATTGAACAAGCACTTATGGTGTCTCAATCCGATCATTCCGATGCATTACGTATTTTAAATTCAACACAAGCGGTCTTTAAATCACAAGGTGCAATGTGTGAACCTGCGACACATCGTCGCTGGGCATTAAGTATTTTAACCAGAGCTAAAATTTATGGCATTATTCCTAACCAACAAAATAATGCTCAACGTTTTAATGCAACATAAAATACTTTATAACGGCTTGTAATCAATATGGGAGGGAATAATTATCTTATATTGATTTTGATTTATAAGTTTCTAGTTAAAGCGTGTTATCTTTAACTAGAACTTATAAAAATACATGTAAATATTTTTATTTTAAACAGTACGTTTTTTTTATTTCAATTATTAATTTATACTACATTTAATAGGAAGCTTATTTTATTTATCCTTGTTAACAAAGAACAAGAATAATAAAAATTATTGCTGAATATTTTAACACACAAATGACAAAATAAGTGGTAACTAAGCATGCAATTAAGCACTCGTCAGATCAGAGTCTTTACACTGGCAATCCTTTTAAGCTCAGGGAAAAAGGTTCCAACCATTAAGATTATTTCTGCTCTTGAATGCTCAGAGCCTACATTAACTCGCGTATTAAAAGAGATAAGAGATTCTTATGGTGCTGAAATAAAATACAGTAAAGCTTCTCGTGCATATCAAATGACTGAACGAGGTCAACTCGATAGCAAGGCGTTACGTCGTATGCGTGAGGCATTATCCTCCAGTGAAGATATTCGCCACAATGGAATGACAAGCCGCGTTTATCTCGATAAAGATAAGAAGAAATCGGTGTCACTTTCATTAAAAATGTCAGCATTACGCAAGATTGATAGATTATCTTATTTAAATAATTCCACGCGTAGTGAAGCTGTTGAATTATTAGTTGATCACTATATTGAAAATTTAATTCAATCAACACTCGCTGAAATAGCTGAGAAAGAAAAAGAAAAAAAGAATTAAAATTTAAATAATAAAAAGTAACTTGATGCTTCGGCATCAAGTTATTTATTAGAAAAATGAAATAACGACAAAAACATATAAAAATATTTATTTAAAAAGATCGTAATATATTTCCAATACCCTTATTTAATTTTAAATCAATTTAAAAATAAAAAAAACAACAACACATTAATACTTTGAATTTATTGATTTTTATAATTATCGTTATTTGTGTCCAAAAAGTATTTATACTTAGTCATTATTAGTTGTTCATTTATTATCACTCTTTTTAAGACGGCCTATTTCTTTAATAAAAGAAAATCACCACATCACTCAATTTAAGGGTAATAAATAGGTTAATTTCTCTTTTATTTCACTTTTCATGCTATCTTCATTCAGATTAATAATATTGGACAATCATCACTGCGTTTTTTCGCTAATTTATTTAAACTAAGCATAATCTCAATTGAACACCTTCATGAGTCGGTTAGTATATTAATCGCTTATTTCTATCTCACTCACAGGATAAATGCATGAGAAGATTGCCAGTTTACCTTTTACTTGATACATCGGGTTCCATGTATGGAGAACCCATTGCAGCAGTAAAAAATGGTGTTGAAATGCTCTTATCAACACTACGCCAAGATCCTTACGCATTAGAAACCGCTTATATTTCTATCATCACCTTTGATTCCACTGCACAACAAGTTGTGCCACTCACTGATTTAATCAATTTTAAAGTACCTGATTTAGTCGCAAGTGGAACAACAGCACTCGGTTCTGCGCTCACTTTAGTATCTAGTCGCATTGAAAAAGAAGTACAAAAAACCACGGCTGAAACTAAAGGCGATTGGCGTCCGCTGGTTTTTGTGATGACAGATGGCGCGCCTACTGACGATTGGAAAAAAGGCGTTGAGAAATTTAAAGCGGCACGTACTGGCGTTGTTATTGCTTGTGCGGCAGGACAATCAGCACAAACTGATGTACTCAAAAATATCACTGAAATTGTATTGCAGCTAGATACGGCGGACGCCAACACGATTAAGTCTTTCTTTAAATGGGTTTCTGCCAGTATTTCTGTGGGGAGTCAAAAGGTCGATTTAACTAAGAAAGATATTAGCGATCTTGATGACTT comes from Proteus vulgaris and encodes:
- a CDS encoding tellurium resistance protein TerW, with the protein product MQLSTRQIRVFTLAILLSSGKKVPTIKIISALECSEPTLTRVLKEIRDSYGAEIKYSKASRAYQMTERGQLDSKALRRMREALSSSEDIRHNGMTSRVYLDKDKKKSVSLSLKMSALRKIDRLSYLNNSTRSEAVELLVDHYIENLIQSTLAEIAEKEKEKKN
- a CDS encoding vWA domain-containing protein; translation: MRRLPVYLLLDTSGSMYGEPIAAVKNGVEMLLSTLRQDPYALETAYISIITFDSTAQQVVPLTDLINFKVPDLVASGTTALGSALTLVSSRIEKEVQKTTAETKGDWRPLVFVMTDGAPTDDWKKGVEKFKAARTGVVIACAAGQSAQTDVLKNITEIVLQLDTADANTIKSFFKWVSASISVGSQKVDLTKKDISDLDDLPPPPPEVNVVL
- a CDS encoding HpcH/HpaI aldolase/citrate lyase family protein; protein product: MIERLSPWNLGATLYMPATRTDIATTIINQKIEGLRSLIICLEDAVSDADIPVALENLAVLLNTLAEHKKNSDCSHWPLLFIRPRHTEMGQWITENLDVSAIDGLVLPKFTQASLPIWWNIIENTHLCMMPTLETEEVFDVIQMTELANHLLAHPCHNRIIALRIGGNDLMNVISLRRNRQLTLYDGPMGYVIKMLVAVFGARQFALTAPVCEHIDDHHIMDKELSLDIANGLVGKTAIHPKQIHKIEQALMVSQSDHSDALRILNSTQAVFKSQGAMCEPATHRRWALSILTRAKIYGIIPNQQNNAQRFNAT